In one window of Duganella dendranthematis DNA:
- a CDS encoding DUF4870 family protein, with protein sequence MSQELVLEGRLESAKTTAWWLYVIHAVSFVFSLGAFSIIPLILNYLQRPSTEGSFVHSHHTWMIRSFWWYVVWVVVGAVFFMTIIGIPVAWLIWIGAWLWKAYRLIVGISRINRNEPAPV encoded by the coding sequence ATGTCGCAAGAACTCGTATTGGAAGGCCGCCTGGAATCGGCCAAGACCACCGCATGGTGGCTGTATGTGATCCACGCCGTCAGCTTTGTATTTTCGCTCGGCGCGTTCTCCATCATCCCGCTGATCCTCAACTACCTGCAACGGCCCAGCACCGAGGGCAGTTTCGTTCATAGCCATCACACCTGGATGATCCGTTCGTTCTGGTGGTATGTGGTGTGGGTGGTCGTCGGCGCCGTGTTTTTCATGACCATCATCGGCATTCCGGTGGCATGGCTGATCTGGATCGGCGCCTGGCTGTGGAAGGCATATCGCCTGATCGTCGGCATCAGCCGCATCAATCGGAACGAACCGGCCCCAGTGTAA
- a CDS encoding alpha/beta hydrolase family protein — protein MNLSCGCRVSKVHDAVQGADIPLAVLYPALGEEHTEHFGPYSLDVASNAAPAVGTYPLVVISHGHSGTPWAYRQLAKHLALSGFIVALPAHTGNTRTDNSLAGTAANLANRPRHITLTIDAVLADATLAPHVSRNGVAVIGHSIGGYTALAAAGGLPWTGPYERKNSNALPEPVPVTPDARIRSLVLLNPATFWFIAGSLRPVQVPILIRTGEKDDVTPIEHAHKIIEGVAEPSLVEHKDIPGGGHFAFMSKFPPEMTRPNFKPSQDPEGFDRESIQPALFADVTAFLRRTLCDTPAAG, from the coding sequence ATGAATTTGAGTTGCGGCTGCCGCGTAAGCAAGGTGCATGATGCTGTACAGGGCGCGGATATCCCGCTGGCGGTGCTGTATCCGGCACTCGGCGAGGAACATACGGAACACTTTGGCCCTTACTCGCTGGACGTGGCCAGCAACGCAGCGCCGGCCGTTGGCACTTACCCGCTGGTGGTGATCTCGCACGGCCATTCCGGCACGCCATGGGCGTATCGCCAGCTGGCCAAGCATTTGGCGCTGTCGGGCTTCATCGTCGCCCTGCCCGCGCATACCGGCAACACCCGCACCGACAACTCGCTGGCCGGCACCGCCGCCAACCTGGCCAACCGGCCGCGCCACATCACGCTGACTATCGACGCCGTGCTGGCGGATGCCACGCTGGCGCCGCACGTCAGCCGCAACGGCGTGGCGGTCATCGGCCACTCGATCGGCGGCTACACCGCGCTGGCGGCTGCCGGCGGCCTGCCGTGGACCGGCCCATATGAACGCAAGAACTCCAACGCGCTGCCGGAACCGGTGCCGGTCACGCCGGATGCGCGCATCCGTTCCTTGGTGCTGCTCAATCCCGCCACGTTCTGGTTTATCGCCGGTTCGCTGCGGCCGGTGCAAGTGCCGATTCTGATCCGCACCGGCGAGAAGGATGACGTTACGCCAATCGAGCACGCCCACAAGATCATCGAAGGCGTGGCCGAGCCGTCGCTGGTCGAGCACAAGGATATTCCCGGCGGCGGCCACTTCGCGTTCATGAGCAAATTCCCGCCGGAGATGACCAGGCCGAACTTCAAGCCGTCGCAAGACCCGGAAGGCTTCGACCGCGAAAGCATCCAGCCCGCGCTCTTCGCCGACGTGACTGCCTTCCTGCGGCGGACACTGTGCGACACGCCGGCCGCCGGCTAG
- a CDS encoding low molecular weight protein-tyrosine-phosphatase, with product MAKPVSVLFVCMGNICRSPTAEGVFRQRVEAAGLSDRFVIDSAGTHGYHIGAPPDERSMEYASRRGYDLSAQRSRKVTVQDFEDFDHVLAMDHDNLKLLLAACPPQHRHKLGMMMAHATHSGVDAVPDPYYGGGRGFDDVLDYLEDASDGLLAKLKKQ from the coding sequence ATGGCGAAACCAGTATCGGTGCTGTTTGTCTGCATGGGGAATATCTGCCGCTCGCCGACGGCGGAGGGTGTGTTCCGCCAGCGCGTGGAGGCGGCCGGCTTGAGCGACCGCTTCGTGATCGACTCGGCCGGCACGCATGGCTACCACATTGGCGCGCCGCCAGATGAGCGTTCGATGGAGTATGCGTCGCGTCGCGGCTACGATCTGTCGGCGCAGCGTTCGCGCAAGGTGACGGTGCAGGATTTCGAAGACTTCGATCATGTGCTGGCGATGGATCACGATAACCTCAAGCTGCTGCTGGCCGCCTGTCCGCCGCAGCATCGGCACAAGCTGGGCATGATGATGGCGCACGCCACCCACAGCGGTGTGGATGCGGTGCCCGATCCTTACTATGGCGGTGGCCGCGGTTTCGACGATGTGCTGGACTATCTGGAAGACGCCAGCGACGGTCTGCTCGCCAAGTTGAAGAAACAGTAG
- a CDS encoding sensor domain-containing diguanylate cyclase, with amino-acid sequence MEQPGMPFDEAVRLASLKSLNVLDTPAEERFDRVTRMAKRMFRVPIALVSLVDENRQWFKSSQGLDACETPRNISFCGHAILGDGIFLIPDALADRRFADNPLVAGAPHIRFYVGCPLRAPDGAKVGTLCIIDTVPREFDEEDALALLDLASMVQDEFTAFQTSTTDDLTRISNRRGFLQLAEYGLNFCVRNRQPAALAFIDLDRFKPINDQFGHAEGDIALAAFAEVMQASFRSTDLFARLGGDEFVVLLTGAGKNDAEQVLHKFGSLLADYNARAARGYDLQFSAGVVEFNPAAPQSVEALLAAGDAQMYAVKAARKRRH; translated from the coding sequence TTGGAACAGCCAGGTATGCCCTTCGATGAAGCCGTCCGGCTTGCAAGTCTCAAGTCGTTGAATGTCCTCGACACGCCTGCCGAGGAGCGCTTCGACCGCGTTACCCGCATGGCCAAGCGCATGTTCCGTGTTCCGATTGCGCTGGTCAGCTTGGTCGATGAGAACCGCCAGTGGTTCAAGTCTTCCCAGGGACTGGACGCCTGCGAGACGCCGCGCAATATCTCCTTCTGCGGCCACGCCATCCTGGGCGACGGCATCTTCCTCATTCCTGACGCGCTGGCCGACCGGCGCTTTGCCGACAATCCGCTGGTGGCAGGCGCGCCGCATATCCGGTTTTATGTCGGCTGTCCGCTGCGGGCGCCGGATGGCGCCAAGGTGGGCACGCTGTGCATCATCGACACGGTGCCGCGTGAATTTGACGAGGAAGACGCGCTGGCGCTGCTGGACCTGGCGTCGATGGTACAGGACGAATTCACCGCATTCCAGACTTCCACCACCGATGATCTGACGCGCATTTCCAACCGGCGCGGCTTTTTGCAGCTGGCGGAATATGGCCTGAATTTCTGCGTGCGCAATCGCCAGCCGGCTGCGCTGGCGTTCATCGACCTGGATCGCTTCAAGCCGATCAACGATCAGTTCGGGCACGCGGAAGGTGACATTGCGCTGGCGGCGTTCGCAGAGGTGATGCAGGCCAGCTTCCGCAGTACGGACTTGTTCGCGCGGCTGGGCGGTGACGAATTCGTCGTGCTGCTGACCGGCGCCGGGAAGAACGACGCGGAACAGGTGCTGCACAAGTTCGGCAGCCTGCTGGCCGATTACAACGCCAGGGCGGCGCGTGGCTACGACTTGCAGTTTTCGGCGGGCGTAGTGGAATTCAATCCGGCCGCGCCGCAGTCAGTGGAGGCGCTGCTGGCCGCCGGCGACGCGCAAATGTACGCGGTCAAGGCGGCGCGCAAACGCCGGCATTAA
- the serB gene encoding phosphoserine phosphatase SerB — protein sequence MNLVLQGVGDCKARLERIGALTASANLTWLGERALRCEGIAFSPALRQTLEVAAQAAQLDATYSIGLHKMSDYKLVAMDMDSTLIIIECIDEIADMQGLKAQVSEITEAAMRGELDFAASLQRRVGLLEGLDASALERVYDERLQLSPGAETMLKAVQAAGMKTLLVSGGFTFFTERLKKRLGLDYTHANELEIVDGKLTGKVVGGIVDAEEKKRTVERVCKELGISPSQAIVMGDGANDLKMMSISGMSVAFRAKPVVREQANVALNFVGLDGILPLLT from the coding sequence ATGAACCTCGTCCTGCAAGGGGTTGGCGATTGCAAGGCGCGGCTGGAGCGCATCGGCGCCCTCACCGCGTCCGCCAACCTGACCTGGCTGGGCGAGCGCGCGCTGCGCTGCGAAGGCATTGCCTTTTCGCCGGCGCTGCGCCAGACCCTGGAAGTGGCGGCGCAAGCCGCGCAGCTGGACGCCACCTATTCGATCGGCTTGCACAAGATGAGCGACTACAAGCTGGTGGCGATGGACATGGATTCGACGCTGATCATCATCGAGTGCATCGACGAAATCGCCGACATGCAGGGTTTGAAGGCGCAAGTGTCGGAGATCACCGAAGCGGCCATGCGCGGCGAACTGGATTTCGCCGCAAGTCTGCAACGCCGCGTGGGGCTGCTGGAAGGCCTGGACGCCTCGGCGCTGGAGCGCGTGTACGACGAACGGCTGCAACTGTCGCCGGGCGCCGAGACCATGCTGAAGGCGGTGCAGGCGGCCGGCATGAAAACGCTGCTGGTGTCGGGCGGCTTTACCTTCTTCACCGAGCGGCTGAAAAAGCGGCTGGGCCTCGACTACACCCACGCCAACGAACTGGAAATCGTCGACGGCAAACTGACCGGCAAGGTAGTGGGCGGTATCGTCGACGCCGAAGAGAAAAAGCGCACGGTGGAACGCGTGTGCAAAGAGCTGGGCATCTCGCCGTCGCAAGCGATCGTGATGGGCGACGGCGCCAATGACCTGAAGATGATGAGCATTTCCGGCATGTCGGTGGCGTTCCGCGCCAAGCCGGTGGTGCGCGAACAGGCCAACGTCGCGCTCAACTTCGTCGGCCTCGATGGCATCCTGCCGCTGCTGACCTGA
- the mfd gene encoding transcription-repair coupling factor, translating into MCVVSSALTKSIPKPGNRFALPALHGSADAYALAQIALELKSRGQMLAIVVANASDAQRLLDEIPWFGGAQLRCHLLPDWETLPYDAFSPHQDLVSERLATLHEISSGQCDVMLVPATTALVRMAPPSFLAAYTFFFQQGESLDEARLKAQLTLAGYTNVTQVMSPGEYSVRGGLIDLFPMGSALPYRLDLFGDTIETIRTFDADTQRSLYPVKQVRLLPGREFPMDEASRTAFRSRWREHFEGDPSRSVVYKDISAGIASAGIEYYLPLFFDDTATLFDYLPQGAVVATVGDIEAAIKRFWTDTGSRYRFLRADRERPIMAPEQLFLSDEQFFVLAKPYPQIAIRQNADAGASELSAPVPNIAVNRHLDDPLTNLRAYLMQSGARVMICAESNGRRETLQQYFTEYGLELAPVEGFDGFIASDAKLALGVAPLHAGFELSVDGKPLIFITETELYAGSGRRAGKKKQEAVTQVESMVRDLSELKIGDPVVHINHGIGRYMGLTSMDLGEGDAEFLHLEYAKETKLYVPVSQLHVISRYSGASPDDAPLHTLGSGQWEKAKRRAAEQVRDTAAELLNLYARRALRQGHSFEYSAHDYERFADSFGFDETPDQQEAINNVIKDMTSGKPMDRLVCGDVGFGKTEVALRAAFIAVMGGKQVAILAPTTLLAEQHAQTFADRFADWPVRIAEMSRFRTGKEIAQAIKGMADGTLDIIIGTHKLLSDDVKFTRLGLVIIDEEHRFGVRQKEALKSLRAEVDVLTLTATPIPRTLGMALEGLRDFSVIATAPQKRLAIKTFVRSEGESIIREACLRELKRGGQVYFLHNEVETIQNRMAMLTELLPEARIAVAHGQMHERDLEKVMRDFVAQRYNILLCTTIIETGIDVPTANTIIMHRADKFGLAQLHQLRGRVGRSHHQAYAYLLVHDVQSLTKQAQRRLDAIQQMEELGSGFYLAMHDLEIRGAGEVLGDNQSGEMTEIGFQLYSDMLNEAVRSLKAGKEPDLAAPLSTTTEINLHVPALLPADFCGDVHERLSIYKRMANCETQGKIDDMQEELIDRFGKLPDPVKALIETHRLRIAAKTVGIIKIDAHTEAASLQFMAKPPIDPMRIIELIQKNRQIKLNGQDKLKITAAMPDLAARVTQIKAAIKQLTA; encoded by the coding sequence ATGTGTGTTGTGTCGTCAGCCTTAACTAAATCCATCCCAAAACCCGGCAACCGCTTTGCCCTGCCCGCGCTGCATGGCTCGGCGGACGCGTACGCCCTGGCGCAAATCGCGCTCGAACTCAAATCCCGCGGCCAGATGCTGGCCATCGTGGTGGCCAACGCCAGCGATGCCCAGCGCCTGCTGGACGAAATCCCCTGGTTCGGCGGCGCGCAGCTGCGCTGCCACCTGCTGCCGGACTGGGAAACGCTGCCCTACGATGCCTTCTCGCCGCACCAGGACCTGGTGTCCGAGCGCCTGGCCACGCTGCACGAAATCTCCAGCGGCCAGTGCGACGTCATGCTGGTGCCGGCCACCACTGCGCTGGTACGCATGGCGCCGCCGTCCTTCCTGGCCGCCTACACCTTCTTCTTCCAGCAAGGCGAATCGCTGGACGAAGCGCGCCTGAAAGCCCAACTGACACTGGCCGGCTACACTAATGTCACGCAGGTGATGTCGCCCGGCGAATACTCGGTGCGCGGCGGCCTGATCGACCTGTTCCCGATGGGCTCCGCGCTGCCGTACCGGCTCGACCTGTTCGGCGACACCATCGAAACCATCCGCACCTTCGACGCCGACACCCAGCGTTCGCTGTACCCGGTCAAGCAGGTGCGCCTGCTGCCGGGCCGCGAATTCCCGATGGACGAAGCGTCGCGCACCGCCTTCCGCAGCCGCTGGCGCGAGCACTTCGAAGGCGATCCGTCGCGCTCCGTGGTGTACAAGGACATCAGCGCCGGCATCGCCTCGGCCGGCATCGAATACTATCTACCGCTGTTCTTCGACGACACCGCCACGCTATTCGACTACCTGCCGCAAGGCGCGGTGGTGGCCACCGTGGGCGACATCGAAGCGGCCATCAAGCGCTTCTGGACCGACACCGGCTCGCGCTACCGCTTCCTGCGCGCCGACCGCGAACGCCCGATCATGGCGCCGGAACAGCTGTTCCTGTCGGACGAACAGTTCTTCGTGCTGGCCAAGCCGTATCCGCAGATCGCCATCCGCCAGAACGCGGACGCCGGCGCTTCCGAGCTGTCGGCGCCGGTGCCCAACATCGCCGTCAACCGCCACCTGGATGACCCGCTGACCAATCTGCGCGCCTACCTGATGCAGTCCGGCGCGCGCGTGATGATCTGCGCCGAATCCAACGGCCGCCGCGAAACGCTGCAGCAGTACTTCACCGAATACGGTCTGGAACTGGCGCCGGTGGAAGGCTTCGACGGCTTTATCGCCTCGGACGCCAAACTAGCGCTGGGCGTGGCGCCGCTGCACGCCGGCTTCGAACTGTCGGTCGACGGCAAGCCGCTGATCTTCATCACCGAGACCGAGTTGTACGCCGGCTCCGGCCGCCGCGCCGGCAAGAAGAAGCAAGAAGCCGTCACCCAGGTCGAATCGATGGTGCGCGACCTGTCGGAACTGAAGATCGGCGATCCGGTGGTGCACATCAATCACGGCATCGGCCGCTACATGGGCCTGACCAGCATGGACCTGGGCGAAGGCGATGCCGAATTCCTGCACCTGGAATACGCCAAAGAGACCAAGCTGTATGTGCCGGTCTCGCAGCTACACGTCATTTCGCGCTACTCCGGCGCCTCGCCGGACGACGCGCCGCTGCACACGCTGGGCTCCGGCCAGTGGGAAAAAGCCAAGCGCCGCGCCGCCGAACAGGTGCGCGACACCGCCGCCGAACTGCTCAACCTCTACGCCCGCCGCGCGCTGCGCCAGGGCCATTCGTTCGAGTATTCAGCGCACGACTACGAGCGCTTCGCCGACAGCTTCGGTTTCGACGAAACACCGGACCAGCAGGAAGCCATCAACAACGTCATCAAGGATATGACCTCGGGCAAACCGATGGACCGGCTGGTGTGCGGCGACGTTGGCTTCGGCAAGACCGAGGTGGCGTTGCGCGCAGCGTTCATCGCCGTCATGGGCGGCAAGCAGGTCGCCATCCTGGCGCCGACCACGCTGCTGGCCGAACAGCATGCGCAAACCTTCGCCGACCGCTTCGCCGACTGGCCGGTGCGCATCGCCGAAATGTCGCGCTTCCGCACCGGCAAGGAGATCGCGCAGGCGATCAAGGGCATGGCCGACGGCACGCTGGACATCATCATCGGCACGCATAAACTGCTGTCGGACGACGTCAAGTTCACCCGCCTTGGCCTGGTGATCATCGACGAGGAGCACCGCTTCGGCGTGCGCCAGAAGGAAGCACTGAAATCGCTGCGCGCCGAAGTCGACGTGCTGACGCTGACCGCCACGCCGATCCCGCGCACGCTGGGCATGGCGCTGGAAGGCCTGCGCGACTTCTCGGTCATCGCTACCGCGCCGCAAAAGCGGCTGGCGATCAAGACCTTCGTGCGCAGCGAGGGCGAGTCGATTATCCGCGAGGCCTGCCTGCGTGAACTCAAGCGCGGCGGCCAGGTCTACTTCCTGCACAACGAGGTGGAGACCATCCAGAACCGCATGGCGATGCTGACCGAGCTGCTGCCGGAAGCGCGCATCGCCGTCGCCCACGGCCAGATGCACGAACGCGACCTGGAAAAAGTGATGCGCGATTTCGTCGCACAGCGCTACAACATCCTGCTGTGCACCACGATTATCGAAACCGGCATCGACGTGCCGACCGCGAACACCATCATCATGCACCGCGCCGACAAATTCGGGCTGGCGCAACTGCACCAGCTGCGCGGCCGCGTCGGCCGTTCGCACCACCAGGCCTATGCCTACCTGCTGGTGCACGACGTGCAGTCGCTGACCAAACAGGCGCAGCGCCGCCTTGACGCCATCCAGCAGATGGAAGAACTGGGCAGCGGCTTCTATCTGGCCATGCACGATCTGGAAATCCGCGGCGCCGGCGAAGTCCTCGGCGACAACCAGTCCGGCGAGATGACCGAGATCGGCTTCCAGCTGTACTCGGACATGCTGAACGAAGCGGTGCGTTCGCTCAAGGCCGGCAAGGAGCCGGACCTGGCGGCGCCGCTGTCAACCACTACCGAAATCAACCTGCACGTGCCGGCGTTGCTGCCGGCCGATTTCTGCGGCGATGTCCACGAACGGCTATCGATCTACAAGCGCATGGCCAATTGCGAAACGCAAGGCAAAATCGACGACATGCAGGAAGAGCTGATCGACCGTTTCGGCAAGCTGCCGGACCCGGTCAAGGCGCTGATCGAAACCCACCGCCTGCGCATCGCCGCCAAGACGGTGGGCATCATCAAGATCGACGCGCATACAGAAGCGGCCAGCCTGCAGTTTATGGCGAAGCCGCCCATCGACCCGATGCGCATCATTGAGCTGATCCAGAAAAATCGTCAGATCAAATTGAACGGACAGGATAAACTGAAGATTACCGCCGCCATGCCTGACCTGGCCGCGCGCGTCACACAGATCAAGGCCGCCATCAAGCAGCTCACCGCATAA
- a CDS encoding 5'-nucleotidase, with product MPYPIEHKLVIGIASSALFDLTASHQVYLEHGAEAYRKYQEAQLSTVLDKGVAFPFIRRFLNINKFHPQSAPVEVVLFSRNSPETGLRVMNSIAHYGLDISRACFLTGESPYRYLPAFNTSLFLSANEEDVKRALAANYPAGLVLPSRTEDDEADGELRIAFDFDGVIADDESETIFKRNNDVSEFHAHETERVAIPHQPGPLADLFRKLSLMQQLEEDAQRADPAYKKILRIAIITARSAPSHERVVTTLKSWGVSANETFFLGGMEKARVLGIFKPHMFFDDQLSHLQSPAGNIPMVHIPFGIANR from the coding sequence ATGCCCTATCCTATCGAGCACAAGCTGGTGATCGGCATCGCCTCCAGCGCCCTGTTTGACCTGACTGCCTCGCACCAGGTGTATCTGGAACACGGCGCCGAAGCCTACCGCAAGTACCAGGAAGCCCAACTGTCCACCGTGCTGGACAAGGGCGTTGCCTTCCCCTTCATCCGCCGCTTCCTCAATATCAACAAATTCCACCCGCAGAGTGCGCCGGTGGAAGTGGTGCTGTTCTCGCGCAATTCACCGGAGACCGGGCTGCGGGTGATGAACTCGATCGCCCACTACGGCCTGGACATCTCGCGCGCCTGCTTCCTGACCGGCGAATCGCCGTACCGCTACCTGCCAGCGTTCAACACCTCGCTATTCCTGTCGGCCAACGAGGAAGACGTCAAGCGCGCGCTGGCGGCCAACTATCCGGCCGGGCTGGTGCTGCCGTCGCGCACCGAGGACGACGAGGCCGACGGCGAACTGCGCATCGCCTTCGACTTTGACGGCGTGATCGCCGACGACGAATCTGAAACTATCTTCAAGCGCAATAACGACGTCAGCGAATTCCACGCCCACGAGACCGAGCGGGTCGCCATCCCGCACCAGCCCGGACCGCTGGCCGATCTGTTCCGCAAGCTGTCGCTGATGCAGCAACTGGAGGAAGACGCCCAGCGCGCCGATCCGGCCTACAAAAAAATCCTGCGCATCGCCATTATCACGGCGCGCAGCGCGCCGTCGCACGAGCGGGTGGTGACCACGCTGAAAAGCTGGGGCGTGTCGGCCAACGAAACTTTCTTCCTGGGCGGCATGGAAAAAGCGCGGGTGCTGGGCATCTTCAAACCGCATATGTTCTTCGATGACCAGCTCAGCCACCTGCAATCGCCGGCAGGCAACATTCCGATGGTGCACATCCCGTTCGGCATCGCCAACCGCTAA
- a CDS encoding GGDEF domain-containing protein encodes MLNLDTLLLVQVCVTLLTTALLVASACYTESPPEQRWWAGGNVLVCVGLALTGIESLPVLLHGVIGYGVIAFGLALALRGLRVHCSSTLSWQAIAVITVLALLIPGWFTLVAPSLRARLCFSGFYFALLNWLCAVVVARHGVWRVSIVSLTGFILLGLALFLRGVHMLLHVDPMDHTSSLVMGLSTLAIPLAQICIAFGLIQMVMWRYAERLRRLSALDALTGALNRAGLETQGKRVGLRALRAGRSLAVIMIDVDYFKQINDNHGHPVGDEVLRHLARLLKVELRPHDLMARFGGEEFVLVLDGVDHAAALNIAERVRARIEHEVVEWDGMSVRYTASLGVVCSDQHSYDLFRLIAAGDAAMYQAKRAGRNRVAAG; translated from the coding sequence GTGCTGAATCTCGATACTCTTCTACTGGTGCAAGTTTGCGTGACGCTGCTGACCACGGCGTTGCTGGTGGCCTCGGCGTGTTACACCGAAAGTCCGCCGGAACAGCGCTGGTGGGCCGGCGGCAATGTGCTGGTGTGCGTCGGCCTGGCGCTGACCGGCATCGAGTCGCTGCCGGTACTGCTGCATGGCGTGATCGGCTATGGCGTGATCGCTTTCGGCCTGGCGCTGGCCTTGCGCGGCTTGCGCGTGCATTGTTCCTCCACTTTGTCGTGGCAAGCCATCGCGGTGATTACCGTGCTTGCCTTGCTGATTCCGGGCTGGTTCACGCTGGTGGCGCCGAGCTTGCGCGCGCGCCTGTGTTTCAGCGGGTTTTATTTCGCGCTGCTCAACTGGCTGTGCGCGGTGGTGGTGGCGCGGCATGGCGTGTGGCGCGTCAGCATCGTCAGCCTGACCGGATTTATCCTGCTGGGGCTGGCGCTGTTCCTGCGTGGCGTGCACATGCTGCTGCACGTCGATCCGATGGACCACACCAGTTCGCTGGTGATGGGCTTGAGCACGCTGGCAATTCCGTTGGCGCAGATCTGCATCGCCTTCGGCCTGATCCAGATGGTGATGTGGCGCTATGCCGAGCGCCTGCGCCGGCTGTCGGCGCTGGACGCACTGACCGGCGCCCTGAACCGCGCCGGCCTGGAAACCCAGGGCAAGCGGGTCGGTCTGCGTGCCTTGCGCGCCGGCCGCAGCCTGGCGGTGATCATGATCGACGTCGATTACTTCAAGCAGATTAACGATAACCACGGCCATCCGGTGGGCGACGAGGTGCTGCGCCATCTGGCCCGCCTGCTCAAGGTGGAACTGCGGCCGCACGATTTGATGGCGCGCTTCGGCGGCGAGGAATTTGTGCTGGTGCTGGATGGCGTCGACCACGCGGCGGCGCTGAATATCGCCGAGCGCGTGCGCGCACGCATCGAGCACGAGGTGGTCGAGTGGGACGGCATGTCGGTACGCTACACGGCCAGCCTGGGCGTGGTCTGCTCGGATCAGCACAGCTACGATCTGTTCCGCCTGATTGCGGCCGGCGACGCCGCCATGTACCAGGCCAAGCGGGCCGGCCGCAACCGCGTGGCCGCCGGCTGA